The genomic segment TTCCAAAGTCAACTCAGTCcgattaaaaatttaacacaTTAGCAAGACAATATTCAGATTAATATCAATAATctaaaagaaaacattaaccaatgaaaatttttatgaaagaaaagttgaaaacCTGGAAATTGGTTTTGCCAATTCGACGATTTTGAACAGAGGGAGTTGGGTTGATGAGTCCGTGAGGGAAAACGAAAGCGATGACGCAGCCAAGAAGAACTCCGATGACAATGGCTATAGCAATTCGAGATCCGCGGATTGACTGCCCTTTGTCCCTACGAACCGCCATCCTCCTTCCAACTCAGTCCAACACTGAAACGCAGTCGCAGAGAGAAAGATGAGGAAGCGAAAGGCTCTTCCTTTACCTATCGCATCAATCGCTTGGTCAGTAGGCAATTCTAAGCTTTGCTCCTTTTGGCGTTTGGCTCATAACTCTAACGTGGGAACTAAAATTTAGACAGCTACAGAAAGGAAAGAGGTTAGTCGTCGCTGCGAAGTTGTCATCTTTGGTTTCTACCACAGAACATTCAGGAGGTCGGATTCGGTGCTTCGCGAGTATGCTATTGACTAAGGGAGAAAGATTGAATCAGCCCCTTCGTTTTGATGAAGACTTCCAATGTTGAAAAAGACATGATCCAACGATTCTACAAGAGTCATTGACTTTTCCATTCTCATCCGGATCCAAATCGCAACTTAGCCGCCTTTGTTTAGGCCAATGGGTATGGGAAACAGCTAGTTggatttaaattaatattaattaatacaaTAAATATTAGATGACTATAAATAAGGGAGACGGTTCCGgttaaataacaagaaaaccCATTTTTTGCTTCACTTTCATGGCTGACAAGgacatttcatttcatatacTCAAATATGCAATTCTATATACAATAACAATTGTGGTTTGAACATGGGGAGCATCTCTCATTCCCAACTCTTTTGACAGAGGGAAGGCATAAAGGGAGTATGACAAAAACTTTTATCTCAAAAAGAGGCAGTTCGTTGCTAAATTCTAACTAAAGAACAAGGGATCGATCCTCCAAAGCCAACTGAGATCAACTTCAGGATTTGCTTTcctaataacaaaattggatgGCCGCAATGACAAATCAAAGTAAAACCAGGTTCGTTAACTTCCCCTTACAACAGTTCCACGTGCTCATGAAGACTTGTTCTCCTGCATAACTAAAAGTTAAAAGATATTAGCAACCTTTTTATGTAAACATGAAGACATCAGCCCAGGGTCTGATATACGGAGAACAGGGATgtaatgaaatgatttatcATAATCCGGTTTTAATGGTTATGTACCAATGCAACTTAGAACAAGTCGATTTAAGagggtaattttgttttctgaaATCAGAAGGCGTGgcagtaaataattttcatgaatACCAACCAAATGGAGTCACTCCCAAAAGTTCATTTTGATGTAGGTCAAACTGAAGGCGACTGCCCAAAATTCAACTCTTATGCCTTGAAGCCTAGATTAATGTTCAAGAAGTGAGGCTGGTTAGATTAATGTTCAAGAACTGAGGCTGgttaagtaaagaagaataagcaaataaaaaacaagTTCGACTAATGGAgatattaaaatgaaaaaaaaaggaaatccAGATACTTGGTAGGAACACTCAAGTCATGTGTGTTTGGGAGAAGAGTATGCAAACTAGGGGCTTTCTagccaaaaaaagaaaacactgGCTTTTAGCATGAACTCTGAAGTAACATATGACACTAGCGATtcctctttatttatttttacttccCCTAAAAGGATCAAAAGGACTAAAAGAGCGAATgcaagagaaagagagacatACTTCCTCGGAGCTAGTAATATATGACACAACAACAGTGATGTCATCAAGCTTTCCACCATAATAACGGAACCCAGCATCTTGGGCAGCAGTTGAGAAAGGTGTCTGTCGGTCTCTATCCTGAGCTCGTTGCCGTGCCAAAGCTGCTATCTTCTGAGCAGTCACTTGAGGCCCCAAACCAGCTCTCACTGCATGAACCACCACTGCGGTAATTTCATTATTGTACAAGTTATCAAACAGTCCATCTGTGCCAGCAATGACTACATCTCCTGGAGCAACAGGCACTGCAAAAACCTGATTTGACCAGAAGATTTAGATCCTTTAGAAATTTCACAATCAATTGAGTAAACTAAAGCCTCAAATATAATAACCAAACCGGAAATATTCTTGTTTAAGACAGCAAGGGGGAAATAAATAAAGGGTTCAAAAGATGTAACAGGAATCAAAACATGTAACTACCCAAAgcttaataaataatttggtTGACTTATCAAGAAATATCAAAGTGTATCCTCTCccacttaaatatttaagttaTTAGCCACAGGAAACAGGCAGCAGAAACAACTATCTAACATCCCAGGACCACTTAAGCCAAAATCTGTCAGAGCATagacattttatttatatgattacgcAATCAACATATCATTATTCATAAAGTCAAAATAAGAGTTGTTTTCTATAATCACAAGAGGGACATGTGTATCTACCTGACCAGAGCTAGGTAAATCACCATTACTCCCACTCTCAAGTTGATATGTGAAGTTAAAATCATGCTGCTGCACTGGGGATCTAAATATTGTGCATCCATCTCGAACAACCATAAAACCACTGTCCCCCAAGTTTATAGCATGAAGACCCTGCAgtgaaaaccaaaaaaataaatatattgtccCAGCAAGTAACTTCATCCAGTTATCCTTTAAAGGAGAAAGAGGAAGGAGGTAATTTATGCAATTTTGGTGGAAGAGAATGTAACTTAATACACAAAGCCTCAATCTGATTTCTGACCCTTCATCATTTCAAGTTTTACCAAGCTATCACAAGTGACAGGTCATATGCTATGGGAAACTTCTGGTCATTGCCCATTTCAGGTTACCTTCCACATAAAGGATGCAATCCCTTATAAATTCGTTTGGACAAAGACATCCAATTGCAGGTCATTGATTCATCAGTTCATGGTAGGCagagaaagtaatattttggTTTTGATGAGAGTGCTTGAGTGCAAAACAACTATTTCGGGAAAAAGCTACTCATGTCAGAATTAGAACACTCAACACAATAGACAAGCCCAGACCAGAAATGGCTTACCTGGTCTGTGAGTGCTATGATGCATGCTGTTGAAGAACCTTTAGCTTTTGTGCAAGAGTGAGCTTTCTCTAAGACTCTTGCGGGGTCAACTGAACCCTTGGGCTCCTCTTGGATAGCAGATACAGAATTAGACATGAGTTCCCTAGAATATTGCCCTGCATCAACACCCAGGTCTGCCCAGCCACCAACTCCATCTGCTACACCAATTGCTTGTTCATCCACACAAATGAAATGAGCATCCTCTCCGCCAGTATCTTCTTTGTCAGGATGGGGTAGATAGCATGATCCTGAAAGCAGCTTCAGAGTTTTGCCAGCAGAAATCTTCCTATCATGAGTGTCAAACACggcataaatataaattacataaaatattaaaaagactTAATAAAAGGATATTGGAAACAGCACAGAGAACATACTCA from the Theobroma cacao cultivar B97-61/B2 chromosome 8, Criollo_cocoa_genome_V2, whole genome shotgun sequence genome contains:
- the LOC18591350 gene encoding probable protein phosphatase 2C 55 isoform X1 — its product is MPSTFFVRLRSAVQNGIRRTECGLHDSIGVLIGTGKLGFDNCRLFHSLRFSGLADLQGLLQTGTFLAARSDSLLANRRRNISVVGAFSRTISVPSVSGPAFQVCGYHIDCALADTSQIPPSVSKFQSKPMAASGSRVVFGEYLVDSLKLKHEHLAPLTSSAGISYGNRNLSSCIKATMSLKNREEPNNSPIYGYVMYTVGKRWCNFDPSSGSGSRAFHSSLPSCLSAGTAPDVSFDNSGREEQVANSSVSSDEKISAGKTLKLLSGSCYLPHPDKEDTGGEDAHFICVDEQAIGVADGVGGWADLGVDAGQYSRELMSNSVSAIQEEPKGSVDPARVLEKAHSCTKAKGSSTACIIALTDQGLHAINLGDSGFMVVRDGCTIFRSPVQQHDFNFTYQLESGSNGDLPSSGQVFAVPVAPGDVVIAGTDGLFDNLYNNEITAVVVHAVRAGLGPQVTAQKIAALARQRAQDRDRQTPFSTAAQDAGFRYYGGKLDDITVVVSYITSSEELCRRTSLHEHVELL
- the LOC18591350 gene encoding probable protein phosphatase 2C 55 isoform X2, with translation MPSTFFVRLRSAVQNGIRRTECGLHDSIGVLIGTGKLGFDNCRLFHSLRFSGLADLQGLLQTGTFLAARSDSLLANRRRNISVVGAFSRTISVPSVSGPAFQVCGYHIDCALADTSQIPPSVSKFQSKPMAASGSRVVFGEYLVDSLKLKHEHLAPLTSSAGISYGNRNLSSCIKATMSLKNREEPNNSPIYGYVMYTVGKRWCNFDPSSGSGSRAFHSSLPSCLSAGTAPDVSFDNSGREEQVANSSVSSDEKISAGKTLKLLSGSCYLPHPDKEDTGGEDAHFICVDEQAIGVADGVGGWADLGVDAGQYSRELMSNSVSAIQEEPKGSVDPARVLEKAHSCTKAKGSSTACIIALTDQGLHAINLGDSGFMVVRDGCTIFRSPVQQHDFNFTYQLESGSNGDLPSSGQVFAVPVAPGDVVIAGTDGLFDNLYNNEITAVVVHAVRAGLGPQVTAQKIAALARQRAQDRDRQTPFSTAAQDAGFRYYGGKLDDITVVVSYITSSEEENKSS